In Hahella sp. HNIBRBA332, the genomic window CTGGGTCGCTTTGCTGACGGGGATTATCGCGCCTCATGGCAAGACGCCAATAGACTGGCGCCTTACGTTTATATTCGGCAGGTCCAAAGCCAGGGCCGCGCTACGCAAAATGCAGGCGTGGCGCCCGGACAACATTATCATTGCCCATGGCGAATGTGTGATCGGCCATGGCTCTGAGTTTCTGGCGCGGTCTTTTTCCTGGCTTAAATAGCAGGTCGGCGCGGGGCCGTCTACATCAGGTCGACCCCGCACTTCAGATCTTCGAACCAGGACAGGAACTGGCCGATTTTGTCTTTGCCGAAAAACGGCTTACCGTGCTGCGGCAGCATCATTTCCACATCCAGTTTGCGCACCTGATTCACCCATGCCTGACAGGCTTTGTTAGAAGCCATATAGCGCTTATGAAAGCCTTCCATCAACGGGATATGCTTAGCCATATCCTGCACGGGCTCATGATCCCAGCCCGGCGTCATGGCGGCGCCGACGTCGCCGGAGAACAGGATTTTGCTGACTGGATCGTAGAAGTGAAAGTTACCAACTGAGTGTAAAAAGTGCGCAGGCACCGCGCGAATCTGGGATTTGCCCAAGGGGATCTGCGCTCCGTCGTCCGGCAACTCCACCATGCGGTGGCTGAGAGATTTATTCATCTTTCCGGAGACGAACTCCGACACCAAATGCGGCAGGAAGCGAGCCCACAGACGTGAGGTTACTACCTGACAGTCAGTATGCATCAGCCAGCGCGGCAACGAAGTGATGATGTCCGGGTCCTGATGCGAGGCGAAGACATAACGCAGGGAGGACTTGATGGAAATGTGTTTGGACAGTTCAATGGAAAGCGGCGTGTAGGTCAGTTCGCCGCCGGGATCAAAGAGCGCGGCTTCGCCATGGTCCACGATGACCAATTGATTGCTGGGAATCGCTTCCCCTTCGACCAGACCGGTCAGGAACAGGCAGATATGCCCATTTTTATCATACAACTTCATTGCTTTTTGGCTCATATTCCCTCCATAGCCATTCGGCGCTGGCCGTCTCGGTTAAAATTAAGACAACCTGACAAGAAAGCGGCGTATTGTACGTGGCAAGCCCGATGCGGCTCTGATATAGGTCAAAATGGAGAGGTTACGGAGGCCTGAACGATAAAGATATCAAGGAAAATAGGGGGCTCAGGCTTGTTCGAGCAGCTGTTCGACCAGGGGGACCACACCCTGGGTGGCGGGCTCATTGATCACTATTGCGTCGTGCGCCTCTGGATCAGCGTTAGGATCGACGATATACATGGTGACGCCG contains:
- a CDS encoding MBL fold metallo-hydrolase, with the translated sequence MSQKAMKLYDKNGHICLFLTGLVEGEAIPSNQLVIVDHGEAALFDPGGELTYTPLSIELSKHISIKSSLRYVFASHQDPDIITSLPRWLMHTDCQVVTSRLWARFLPHLVSEFVSGKMNKSLSHRMVELPDDGAQIPLGKSQIRAVPAHFLHSVGNFHFYDPVSKILFSGDVGAAMTPGWDHEPVQDMAKHIPLMEGFHKRYMASNKACQAWVNQVRKLDVEMMLPQHGKPFFGKDKIGQFLSWFEDLKCGVDLM